The sequence below is a genomic window from Thalassobaculum sp. OXR-137.
CGTACAATCCGGGATCAAGGGCACCTTCGTGCCGGAGAACGAGCCGCAGAACGACGTCTGGTTCACGGTCCGGCCGGAAGCCATGGCCGCCCATCTGGGCCTCCAGGGCCCGGTCGCAACCGGCTACTATATTGACCAGCTCGCCGAGCAGCCCAAGCTGACGGTCCTTCCCTTCGGGGCGGAGCGGCATGTGACGGTGCGTAACGAGCACCTGCAATACGCCCTCACCTGGTTCATGCTCGCCGCCACCCTGATCGGCGTCTACATCGTCTGGCACCGCCAGGCGGACAAGGCCGAGCGCGACGGGGCCGAGCGGGATGGAGAGGGCGCATGAGCGCCACCCCCGCGACCGACGCCCTTGAGACCCGCTTCCGCCGGCTCTCCGCCCTGTCGGGTGCCGCCGGGATGCTCGGCTGGGACCAGCACGTGCTGATGCCGTCCGGGGGCGCCCAGGCGCGGGCCGAACAGCTCGCCACCCTCTCCGTGCTGCGCCACGAGCTGCTGACCGCTCCGGCGGTGGTCGACGACCTGGCCGCGGCGCAGGGCGAGCGCGTCGACGGCTGGCGCGCGGCCAACCTGGCCGAAATGCGCCGTACCCATGCCCATGCAACGGCCCTGTCCTCCGACCTTGTGGAGGCCCTGTCGCGGGCCGGTTCGCGCTGCGAGGCGCTCTGGCGCGAGGCCCGGGCCAAGGCCGACTTCTCCCTCGTCCGCGACGCCATGGCCGACCAGATCCGGCTGATCCGCGAGGAGGCGGCCGCCAAGGCCGACGCCCTTGGAACCACGCCCTACGAGGCGCTGCTGGACGGGTACGAGCCGGGCGGATCGATCTCGAAGATCGAGGCGCTGTTCGCCGAGCTGGAGGCCGAGCTGCCGCCGCTGCTCGAGGCGGTGCTCGAGCGCCAGGCGCGCGAGGGCGATCCGGTGCAGCCGGAGGGGCCGTTCCCCGTCGCGACCCAGCGCATCCTGTCGCGCCGGGTGATGGAGACCCTGGGCTTCGACTTCAACCACGGCCGTCTGGACGAGACGCTGCACCCGTTCTGCGGCGGCGTGCCGGATGACGTGCGCGTCACCACCCGCTACGACGAGACCGGCTTCATCAACGGCATCATGGGCGTGATCCACGAGACCGGCCACGCCCTGTATGAGCGCGGCCTGCCCGCCGACTGGCGCGGCCAGCCGGTCGGCGAGGCCCGCGGCATGGTGATGCACGAGAGCCAGTCCCTGCTGATGGAAATGCAGGCCTGCCGGTCGCCCGCCTTCCTAGGCCTGCTCTCGGGCTGGGCGCGGACGGCGTTCGGCGCCGACGGTCCGGCCTGGGAGCCGGAGAACCTGCGCCGGATCTACACCCGGGTCGCGCGCAGCTTCATCCGCGTGGAAGCCGACGAGGTGACCTATCCGCTGCATGTGATCCTGCGCACCCGGCTGGAGCGCGCCATGCTCTCGGGCGATCTGGAGGTCGCGGACCTGCCCGGGGCGTGGAACGCAGGCATGCGGGACCTGCTCGGCGTGACCCCGCCGGACGACGCGCGGGGCTGCCTGCAGGATATCCACTGGTACGACGGCGCGGTCGGGTATTTCCCGACCTATACGCTCGGAGCGATGGCGGCGGCCCAGCTCTTCCAGGCGGCGGTGCGGGCCGAGCCCGGCATCCCCGAGGCAATCGGCCGGGGCGACTTCACGCCGCTGGTCGGCTGGCTGCGGCAGACCGTGCACGGCGTGGCCAGCTCGAAGGGCACCGAAGAGATCCTGACGGCCGCCACCGGCGCGGAACTGAGCGCCGCCCCGTTCCTGGCGCATCTGAAGGCGCGGTACCTGGAGGGGTAGGGCGCTTTGTACGGCCCGGCCCTTCGACACGCCCCGAATGTTATCCGGGGCTGCTCAGGGCGAGGTCATCACAAAGATCAACTCTCTCTGACTTCGCCCTAACCCTCCGACCTCGCCCTGAGCAGGAGCGCAGCGACGTGTCGAAGGGCCGAACGCGACCGCCGCTCCCCCAACCTCACTCCCCGCTTTGCGGCAGCCCCGCCTCCAGCGCGCCGGCGATGATCTCGGACACCTCGTCGGCGGTGAAGCCGATGGTGCGGCGCTCCGGCACCTCCTTGCCGAGCTGGGTCCCCGCCACCAGCCGATACGTCTCCGCCGCGCCCATGAAGATCCGCGGGTCGAGGCCCACGTCGTTGAAGGTGCGGGCGATCTCCTCCATCTCGCCGACCCAGCGATAGGCCTTCGGCGCCATGTCCGGCAGCGAGCGGTCGAAGCGCTCGCGCAGCATCCGCAGGCTCGCCACCATCTCGGCGTCGAGTTCCTTGTCCACCCCGTAGGCCTTGGCCGAGGCGAGCGACTGGACCGCCAGCGCGGTCAGCCCCTTGGTGACCGCCGCATAGCTCATCTTCAGGGCGGACGCGGCACCCACGCCGCCCGGCACCGCACGCATGTCGAGCCCGAAATTCCGCAGCTCCAGCACCCGCGTGACGTCGTCCTCATGGCCGGAGACATAGAGCCGCGGGCCCATGCCGCTGGCGCTCTTCGGCGGGCCGCCGATGATCCCGCCGTCGACGAAGGGCACGCCGATCCCCTCGATCACCTCGCCCACCTCCACGGCCGAGGCCGGGGCGATGGCGTTCAGGTCCACATAGATCGGCTTCGAGCGGGCCAGGGCCAGGGAGGAGGCCAGGCGCTGCGCCAGTTCCAGCGCCAGGGACGGCGGCAGGATCGAGAACAGCACGTCGGCGCCGTCCACCGCCTCCACGTCGTCCTCGGTATCGGTGATGCCGGCGGCCCGGGCCAGCGCACGGGTGCGGTCCGACCGGTCGGCGAGATTGGTCGTCACCGTCAAGCCCTTGGCGACCAGCACGCGGGCGAGGGCATGACCCATGTCGCCCGGCGCGAAGATGGCAACTCTCTCGATTGTCATGCCGATCCGTTCCTAACCATCGGTGGAGGCCAAAATGGTGCTGCGAGGCGCCGTATGATCGCAAGGTTGCACACGGCCCGCACCAAGCATAGGTTACCGCGTCAACGCTCGGGGATATACAGGTCCGTGCAATACGTTAGCACCCGCGGGCAGGCGCCCGCTCTCGCCTTCGACGATGTTCTGCTCACCGGACTGGCCCGTGACGGCGGTTTGTACGTCCCGGCGGTCTGGCCGCTGTTCTCGAAGGACGACATCCGAAGTCTTCGCGGCCTCTCCTATGCGGAGGTGGCCACGCGGGTCATGGCGCCGTTTGTCGGCGGTACCATCCCCGAGGACGTCCTGCGCAAGATCGCCGAGGACGCCTATGGCGGTTTCGGCCATACCGCCGTCGCTCCCCTCAAGCAGCTCGACGGCAATCTCTGGATGATGGAGCTGTTCCACGGCCCGACGCTGGCGTTTAAGGACTACGCCATGCAGATCCTGGGGCGGCTGTTCGACCACGTGCTGGCCCAGCGCGGCGACCGGGTGACCATCGTCGGCGCCACCTCCGGCGATACCGGCTCGGCCGCCATCGAAGCCTGCCGCGACCGCGACAACATCGACTGCTTCATCCTGTTCCCGCACGGAAGGGTCTCGCCGGTGCAGCGCCGGCAGATGACCACGGTCGACGCGCCGAACGTCCACGCCATCGCCGTGGAAGGCACCTTCGACGACTGCCAGGACCTGGTGAAGGCGGCGTTCGGCGATACCGAGTTCCGCGACGAGATGACCCTGTCGGCGGTCAACTCGATCAACTGGGCGCGGATCATGCCGCAGATCGCCTATTACTTCTGGGCCGCGGTGGCGCTCGGCGCGCCGGAGCGCACGGTGTCCTTCTCGGTGCCCAGCGGCAATTTCGGTAACGTCTACTCGGCCTATGCCGCCCGCAACATGGGCCTGCCGATCGAGACCCTGGTGGTCGGCACCAACTCCAACGACATCCTCTACCGCTACCTGGAGAGCGGCACGATGGAGATCACTGGCGTGGCGCCGACCCTGTCGCCGTCGATGGACATCCAGGTCTCCAGCAATTTCGAGCGGCTGCTGTTCGACCTGCTCGACCGGGACGGCGATGCGGTCCAGCGCACCATGAACGGCTTCCGCCAGTCCGGCTCCTACACGGTCGAGCCCGAGCGCCACGCCCGGGCCACCGCGCTGTTCCGCGGCGCGCGGGCGGATGACGACGAGATCGTCGCCACCATCCGCGCCATCGCCGAGGAGACCGGCGAGGTGATCGACCCGCACACCGCCGTCGGCATCGCCGCCGCCCGCCGGACCCGTGCCGGCCGCGACGGGTCGATCCCGATGGTATCGCTGGCCTGCGCCCACCCGGCCAAGTTCGCCGAGGCGGTGGAGCGGGCCGTGGGTGCCGCCGCCCGGTTGCCGGAGCGGATGGCCGACCTGATGGACCGGCCGGAGCGCCAGACCGTGATGCCGAACGACCTTTCCGCCCTGAAGACACTGGTGCGCGACCGCGCGGCGCGGCGGGGAGCGGCAGCTTGACCGCACCAGCGCTCCCCGGGATGCGTCTGACCACCCTGGATAACGGGCTGACCGTCGCCACCGACGCCATGCCGTCGGTGGAATCCGCCTCCGTCGGCCTGTGGGTCGGGGTCGGCACCCGCCATGAGAAGCCGTCCGAGAACGGGCTCGCCCATCTGATCGAGCACATGGTGTTCAAGGGCACCGCCAAGCGCGATGCCGCCGCCATCGCCCGCGAGATCGAGGATGTCGGCGGTCACATGAACGCCTATACCTCGCGCGAGCAGACTGCCTATTACGCCAAGGTCCTGGCCGACGACGTGCCGGTGGCGATCGACCTGATCTCCGACATCGTGCAGAACTCGGTGTTCGATCCGGCCGAACTCGACCGCGAGCGGGCGGTGATCGTGCAGGAGATCGCCCAGGTCAACGACACGCCGGACGACGTGATCTTCGACCATTTCCAGACCGCCGCCTTCCCCGACCAGGGGCTCGGCCGGCCGGTACTGGGCACGGCCGAGGTGGTCCGCTCGGTGCCGCGCCAGTCGCTGGTCGACTACGTGGCGCAGAGCTACGGCGCCGATTCCTGCATCCTGTCGGTCGCCGGTCGGGTGGACCACGACCGGGTGGTCGAGCTGGCCGCCGAGCGCTTCTCGGCGATGCCGTCCAAGACCACCAAGACGACCGATCTCGGCCAGTATGCCGGTGGCGAGATCCGGGTGGAGCGCGAGCTGGAGCAGCTTCACGTGATCCTCGGCTTCCGCGGCACCTCGTTCGACGACCCGGATTTCTACACCCTGCAGGTCCTGTCGATGATCTATGGCGGCGGCATGTCCTCCCGCCTGTTCCAGGAAGTGCGCGAGAAGCGCGGGCTGGCCTATTCGATCTACTCCTTCACCTCGGCCTATCTGGATGACGGGCTGCTCGGCGTCTATGCGGGCACCGGGGCCGACGAGGTGGGCGAGGTGATGCCGGTGATCTGCGATCAGCTCCGGGCGATTCCGGACGAGCTGGACGAGAGCGAGCTGGCGCGGGCCAAGATCCAGCTCAAGTCCTCCCTGCTGATGAGCCGGGAGAGCACCAGCGCGCGCTGCGAGCAGCTCGCCAACCACTTCCTGGTGCATGGCCGCCTGCCGGACCTGGCGGATATCATCGAGAACGTGGAGAAGGTCGACCCGGCCGCGATCCGCGCGATGGTGGAGCGCCTGCTGAGCGCGCCGCCGACCCTGACCGCGGTGGGACCGACCGGCACTCTGGAAAGCTACGACGCCATCCGCGCGCGCCTGAGCTGACTTTTCAATTCAGCCCATTTCCCGGCATCGTGCCGGGACCCACGGGCCAGGCGCCACGCGCGCCGGAAGCAGAATGCTGAGCTTCCGGGCACGCTCCAGCGTGGACCCCGGAACAGGTCCGGGGAGTGAGTGTGGTTGCCGATCAGGGTGGTCCCTCGAGGGTCGGCCGCTTTCGCCGCACTGTCTGGAAACAACCACCCGTCTCCCGCTATCCCGTTCCCCACCACCACAATCACAGTTCCCGGTCTTGTGCCGGGACCCACGGTCGGGCGGCACGAACGCCGGAAGCAGGGCGCCGAGCTTTGGGCGCGCTCTGACGTGGACCCCGGACCAGGCCCAGGAGTGTGTGGGGTTGCTGGAGGTGCTGCTTTCCCTGCTCTCCCTCCAAACAACGACGCCCCCAGCATCACAACCACACTTCCCGGCCTTGTGCCGGGACAATCCGGTCCGCTGGGACGGGCGTTCGAGGGTACAGTCTCGATCGCGCGAGTTCCCCCGGCCTTGCCCCGGAACAAGTCCGGGGAGTAGATGGAGTCGAAAGGCCCTACAGCGCCCGCAGCAGGAGCAGCACCCCGCCCTCATGGGGCAGGCGGGGAAGGGACGGGATGTCGACCGCGTCCACCTCCCGGAACCCGCATCTTCGATACAGGCCGAGCGCCGGCGCGTTATCGGCGAACACCCGCAGCGTCAGCTCCGAGAACCCCGCCGCGCGGGCCCTCTCGGCGACAGCCTCGATCAGCGCCCGGCCGACGCCGTGGCCGCTTGCCCTGGCCCCGACCGCCAGCATGTTGATGAACCAGGAGCCCGGACGTCCCATGGCCTGGATCGGCGCCACATGGGCGGCGCGGTCTTCGGGGACGCTCGCCTCCAGGCCGGAGGGCGGCTGGTCGTCGAAGGGCTGGCTGGTGATCGCGCCGACCGGCTCGCCGTCCAGCTCCGCGATCAGGACGCGGCTCCAGGACAGGGCGGTGTCGGCCGACAGCACCGCCTGCAGCATGAGCTGGGCGGCGCCCGGCTCGTCCGGACGGTCATCGTAGATGAATTCGTAGACCCCGCCGCCGGCGAGGATATCGAGGGCGGCGACGACCGGCGCGTCGGTGGGACGCGCCGGCCGGATGCTCAGATCAGGCAAGAGACTGCAGCAGGCCGGGCGTCAGGCCGCCTTCTTCAGGTGCTTGGCGACCAGTTCCTCGGCGATCTGCACCGCGTTCAGGGCGGCACCCTTGCGCAGGTTGTCGCTGACGCACCAGAACACCAGGCCGTTCTTCACGGTCGGATCGACCCGGATGCGGCTGACATAGACCGCGTCCTCGCCCGCACTCTCCACCGGGGTGACGTAGCCCTCGTCGGCGCGGTGGTCGAGCACGATCAGCCCAGGGAAGCCGTGCATCGCCTTGCGGGCGGTCTCGGCGTCGATCGGCTTCTTGGTCTCGATGAACACCGCCTCGGAATGGCCGATGAACACCGGGACGCGGACGCACTGGGCGACCACGTCGATGTCCGGGTCGAGGATCTTCTTGGTCTCGACCGTCATCTTCCACTCTTCCTTGGTGAACCCGTCATCCATGAACTTGTCTATGTGCGGGATCACGTTGAAGGCGATCTGCTTGGTGAAATTCTCGCGCTCGATCGGGTCGTTCACGTAGACCGCACGGGTCTGATTGAACAGCTCGTCCATGCCTTCCTTGCCGGCACCGGAGACCGACTGGTAGGTCGAGACGACCACCCGCTTGACGCCGAACGCGTCGTGCAGCGGCTTCAGCGCGACCACGAGCTGCGCGGTGGAGCAGTTCGGGTTGGCGATGATGTTCTTCTTGCCGTAGCGGGCCAGCGCGCCGGGGTTCACCTCCGGCACGATCAGCGGCACGTCCGGGTCCATGCGGAAGGCGGAGCTGTTGTCGATGACGACGCAGCCCGCCTGGCCGGCCTTCGGCGCGTATTCCAGCGAGACGTCGCCGCCGGCGGAGAACAGGGCGATATCGGCCTTGGAGAAATCGAAGGTCGCGAGGTCCTGAACGGTGAGCGTGCCCTTCTCGCCGAAGGACACTTCGTTCCCGGCGGAACGGCCCGAGGCGAGGGCAATGACCTCGTCGGCGGGGAAGTTGCGCTCGGCCAGCGTGGTCAGCATCTCGCGTCCCACCGCACCCGTGGCGCCGACAACGGCAACTCTGTAGCCCATTTCTTTCTCCTTTCGCGATACGCGCGACAGTCGGCCGGGGTTTACGCCCC
It includes:
- a CDS encoding GNAT family N-acetyltransferase; translation: MPDLSIRPARPTDAPVVAALDILAGGGVYEFIYDDRPDEPGAAQLMLQAVLSADTALSWSRVLIAELDGEPVGAITSQPFDDQPPSGLEASVPEDRAAHVAPIQAMGRPGSWFINMLAVGARASGHGVGRALIEAVAERARAAGFSELTLRVFADNAPALGLYRRCGFREVDAVDIPSLPRLPHEGGVLLLLRAL
- a CDS encoding carboxypeptidase M32, with the protein product MSATPATDALETRFRRLSALSGAAGMLGWDQHVLMPSGGAQARAEQLATLSVLRHELLTAPAVVDDLAAAQGERVDGWRAANLAEMRRTHAHATALSSDLVEALSRAGSRCEALWREARAKADFSLVRDAMADQIRLIREEAAAKADALGTTPYEALLDGYEPGGSISKIEALFAELEAELPPLLEAVLERQAREGDPVQPEGPFPVATQRILSRRVMETLGFDFNHGRLDETLHPFCGGVPDDVRVTTRYDETGFINGIMGVIHETGHALYERGLPADWRGQPVGEARGMVMHESQSLLMEMQACRSPAFLGLLSGWARTAFGADGPAWEPENLRRIYTRVARSFIRVEADEVTYPLHVILRTRLERAMLSGDLEVADLPGAWNAGMRDLLGVTPPDDARGCLQDIHWYDGAVGYFPTYTLGAMAAAQLFQAAVRAEPGIPEAIGRGDFTPLVGWLRQTVHGVASSKGTEEILTAATGAELSAAPFLAHLKARYLEG
- a CDS encoding NAD(P)-dependent oxidoreductase, with amino-acid sequence MTIERVAIFAPGDMGHALARVLVAKGLTVTTNLADRSDRTRALARAAGITDTEDDVEAVDGADVLFSILPPSLALELAQRLASSLALARSKPIYVDLNAIAPASAVEVGEVIEGIGVPFVDGGIIGGPPKSASGMGPRLYVSGHEDDVTRVLELRNFGLDMRAVPGGVGAASALKMSYAAVTKGLTALAVQSLASAKAYGVDKELDAEMVASLRMLRERFDRSLPDMAPKAYRWVGEMEEIARTFNDVGLDPRIFMGAAETYRLVAGTQLGKEVPERRTIGFTADEVSEIIAGALEAGLPQSGE
- a CDS encoding pitrilysin family protein, yielding MRLTTLDNGLTVATDAMPSVESASVGLWVGVGTRHEKPSENGLAHLIEHMVFKGTAKRDAAAIAREIEDVGGHMNAYTSREQTAYYAKVLADDVPVAIDLISDIVQNSVFDPAELDRERAVIVQEIAQVNDTPDDVIFDHFQTAAFPDQGLGRPVLGTAEVVRSVPRQSLVDYVAQSYGADSCILSVAGRVDHDRVVELAAERFSAMPSKTTKTTDLGQYAGGEIRVERELEQLHVILGFRGTSFDDPDFYTLQVLSMIYGGGMSSRLFQEVREKRGLAYSIYSFTSAYLDDGLLGVYAGTGADEVGEVMPVICDQLRAIPDELDESELARAKIQLKSSLLMSRESTSARCEQLANHFLVHGRLPDLADIIENVEKVDPAAIRAMVERLLSAPPTLTAVGPTGTLESYDAIRARLS
- the thrC gene encoding threonine synthase, giving the protein MQYVSTRGQAPALAFDDVLLTGLARDGGLYVPAVWPLFSKDDIRSLRGLSYAEVATRVMAPFVGGTIPEDVLRKIAEDAYGGFGHTAVAPLKQLDGNLWMMELFHGPTLAFKDYAMQILGRLFDHVLAQRGDRVTIVGATSGDTGSAAIEACRDRDNIDCFILFPHGRVSPVQRRQMTTVDAPNVHAIAVEGTFDDCQDLVKAAFGDTEFRDEMTLSAVNSINWARIMPQIAYYFWAAVALGAPERTVSFSVPSGNFGNVYSAYAARNMGLPIETLVVGTNSNDILYRYLESGTMEITGVAPTLSPSMDIQVSSNFERLLFDLLDRDGDAVQRTMNGFRQSGSYTVEPERHARATALFRGARADDDEIVATIRAIAEETGEVIDPHTAVGIAAARRTRAGRDGSIPMVSLACAHPAKFAEAVERAVGAAARLPERMADLMDRPERQTVMPNDLSALKTLVRDRAARRGAAA
- a CDS encoding aspartate-semialdehyde dehydrogenase, translating into MGYRVAVVGATGAVGREMLTTLAERNFPADEVIALASGRSAGNEVSFGEKGTLTVQDLATFDFSKADIALFSAGGDVSLEYAPKAGQAGCVVIDNSSAFRMDPDVPLIVPEVNPGALARYGKKNIIANPNCSTAQLVVALKPLHDAFGVKRVVVSTYQSVSGAGKEGMDELFNQTRAVYVNDPIERENFTKQIAFNVIPHIDKFMDDGFTKEEWKMTVETKKILDPDIDVVAQCVRVPVFIGHSEAVFIETKKPIDAETARKAMHGFPGLIVLDHRADEGYVTPVESAGEDAVYVSRIRVDPTVKNGLVFWCVSDNLRKGAALNAVQIAEELVAKHLKKAA